A single window of Rickettsiella endosymbiont of Dermanyssus gallinae DNA harbors:
- a CDS encoding type IV secretion system protein, with the protein MLFAESFITDTLAAVDEVIGYFVHTTYEQWVQHYSNTLVALSTLYIMLLGYRFLIRTLDADLMTICRHLIVLSIVCSLCTNWSLYHLLIYDVFTNEPNYIAQMIGQAPGHATSHDSVAQGLNQIFSTGMGAAKMMFNKSIRLFFCAAAVFVFTFLCCICALGLLVYAKLAMAIALALAPLFLTFVLFESTRGWFVSWLGKLFNFSLVPIITTGILALMLSVIHLVLPDLIYEASVGKPNLFTMGIFGGLSLVTAFLLKQSLSIAGTLSAGLTLAALSQVGGMVKSALKNSGIHAAANLAGQGFNTARRAFSNRAAAQKHASINEAVQQGKNH; encoded by the coding sequence ATGCTTTTTGCCGAAAGCTTTATTACGGATACGTTAGCGGCGGTTGATGAGGTCATTGGCTACTTTGTGCATACGACCTATGAACAATGGGTACAACACTATAGCAACACCTTAGTCGCATTGAGCACCCTTTATATTATGTTACTCGGCTATCGTTTTCTCATACGTACCTTGGATGCCGATTTAATGACTATTTGTCGGCATCTGATCGTTTTATCGATTGTTTGTAGTTTATGTACCAATTGGTCGCTTTATCATTTATTGATCTATGACGTGTTCACTAACGAACCCAATTATATCGCACAAATGATCGGACAAGCCCCAGGCCATGCCACCTCTCATGACTCCGTTGCACAAGGATTAAATCAAATCTTTAGCACGGGTATGGGCGCTGCAAAAATGATGTTTAACAAAAGCATTCGTCTTTTTTTCTGTGCGGCGGCTGTCTTTGTCTTTACTTTTTTATGTTGTATCTGTGCGTTAGGACTTTTAGTTTACGCCAAATTAGCGATGGCCATTGCCTTGGCGCTAGCGCCACTTTTTTTAACCTTTGTATTATTTGAATCCACACGCGGTTGGTTTGTAAGTTGGTTAGGAAAACTATTTAATTTTTCACTGGTACCTATCATCACCACCGGCATCCTGGCGTTGATGCTATCTGTTATCCATCTGGTGTTACCGGATTTAATTTATGAAGCCAGTGTCGGTAAACCGAATCTTTTTACCATGGGAATTTTTGGCGGATTATCGTTAGTCACTGCGTTTCTATTAAAACAAAGCTTATCCATCGCTGGCACTTTAAGCGCAGGGCTTACCTTAGCCGCCTTAAGCCAAGTCGGCGGTATGGTCAAATCAGCTCTAAAGAATAGTGGTATTCATGCCGCCGCCAATTTAGCCGGTCAAGGTTTTAACACTGCGCGCCGTGCATTCTCAAATCGTGCTGCCGCCCAAAAACACGCCTCGATTAATGAAGCAGTACAACAAGGAAAAAATCATTAA
- a CDS encoding HsdM family class I SAM-dependent methyltransferase, with the protein MSDKQKNSLTIKGQRVTDDVYYQKAIKINQILHDGSINKSNRVRVVATTILALLKDSDINRENDCLSMINELNNKAEEVLHEKDKREFIHYIKISVPPIFDNHIKFKKALLETLQVLESINICSSMNSGTDILGIFYEKFLKYGNAAKEMGIVFTPKHITRFAVEVLNITNKDKVLDPACGTGGFLISALDKVKNEVGQEEFEKFKSEGIYGIEQDPEIAALALVNMIFRGSSRVNLEGGNCFTTKKFMDLKVSKVLMNPPFSLKNPDEKEYKFIDFALNKMEKRGYLFAIIPNSVMLLSNAKKWRAKLLEENTLKAVITLPGDLFYPVNVCTYAIIIQKGVPHKDSSVMWAWLKDGLVKRKGIMVSAPSQKNNIEVIKHALTSHLNNVKLDASQREFIQKPINYDSYLEYAPESYLEDEQFSDTELALQTKIVVKNLIPYYLCKQ; encoded by the coding sequence ATGAGCGATAAACAAAAAAACAGCCTCACTATAAAAGGACAGAGAGTTACAGATGACGTCTATTACCAAAAAGCAATCAAGATTAACCAAATATTACATGATGGCTCAATCAACAAAAGCAATCGGGTGCGGGTCGTTGCAACAACCATTCTAGCTTTATTAAAAGATAGTGATATAAATCGTGAAAATGACTGCCTTTCCATGATAAATGAGTTAAATAATAAGGCTGAAGAGGTATTACACGAAAAAGACAAACGAGAATTTATACATTATATAAAAATATCGGTTCCCCCTATCTTTGATAATCACATTAAATTTAAAAAAGCATTACTAGAGACCCTGCAAGTGCTTGAGAGTATCAATATTTGTTCCTCAATGAATTCAGGTACAGATATTTTAGGTATATTTTATGAGAAATTTTTAAAATACGGCAATGCCGCAAAAGAAATGGGGATTGTTTTCACACCTAAACACATCACTCGTTTTGCCGTTGAGGTATTAAATATTACCAACAAAGATAAAGTTTTAGACCCCGCCTGTGGAACAGGCGGGTTTTTAATTTCTGCGCTTGATAAGGTAAAAAATGAAGTTGGCCAAGAAGAATTTGAAAAATTTAAGTCCGAAGGAATTTATGGTATAGAGCAAGATCCCGAGATTGCTGCCCTAGCACTTGTAAATATGATATTTAGAGGAAGTAGCCGCGTTAATCTTGAAGGTGGAAATTGCTTTACAACCAAGAAATTTATGGACTTAAAAGTATCAAAAGTCCTCATGAACCCTCCTTTTTCGCTTAAAAATCCTGATGAAAAAGAATATAAATTTATAGACTTTGCTTTAAATAAGATGGAAAAAAGAGGTTATTTATTTGCCATCATTCCTAACTCAGTCATGTTGCTATCTAACGCTAAAAAATGGCGAGCTAAGCTATTAGAGGAAAACACTTTAAAAGCCGTGATAACGTTGCCAGGTGACCTGTTTTACCCCGTAAATGTATGTACTTATGCCATTATTATTCAAAAAGGAGTTCCCCATAAGGATTCTAGTGTTATGTGGGCTTGGTTAAAAGATGGACTTGTAAAAAGGAAAGGGATTATGGTTAGCGCTCCTTCACAGAAAAATAATATAGAAGTTATAAAGCATGCGCTTACTTCACATCTTAATAACGTTAAGTTAGACGCTAGCCAGCGTGAATTTATACAAAAACCAATCAATTATGATAGCTATCTTGAATACGCTCCAGAAAGCTATTTAGAAGATGAACAATTTTCAGATACAGAATTGGCATTACAAACCAAAATCGTCGTAAAAAACCTTATTCCTTATTATTTATGCAAACAATAG
- a CDS encoding type IV secretory system conjugative DNA transfer family protein produces the protein MDFVVLWQSIVGLLGALLFLILIRGLRYSVWSIFLVGMVLALASILLIEWQSHFTLSFLDFIHAGFATQYFWKVLFSYGFGTAYLFVYQQVFYYVLGFPLVFAGILGMTEWIPNATHEFELKAIRRGKASLSNQSEFNWKKYITNPHKRLQEGTLLGFSAKREAVVIPDHAINQMLLVLGTTGGGKTVTLRRFYQRAVQQAYPLIIIDGKPTEENVAWLQKKAQDHGRTFYGFNCADKHHYDPLAHGGYTELKDKLISLKDQWENDYYRSIAEDYLQTTFEVLLYLNEPFDLKTVVNCLDFRELALKARSIDDEKLKNRVLRLQQYDAKDITGLQAHLNLLIHSELGAFFEKTDNTFNLEEIIQTNSVVYFALPALRFPSFAKVLGKLIINDIKAVIDRLETKQRIFTVFDEFSVFAGEQVLNLVNMGRGKGIHAIFGTQGLADLKRVDDNFGNQLLNCVNTLICHRLNDHESAESVASWIGTQDGFVVTAQISEDKSTGMGTAKRNKSFIIHPDSIKQELQSGEAFYISKVNQFQHKKVKIIFTK, from the coding sequence TTGGACTTTGTTGTTTTATGGCAAAGTATCGTCGGTTTGCTGGGTGCTTTGCTTTTTCTTATCTTAATTCGTGGACTTCGTTATTCCGTTTGGTCGATATTTTTAGTGGGTATGGTGTTGGCACTTGCCAGTATTTTATTGATCGAATGGCAATCACACTTCACCTTATCTTTTTTGGATTTTATTCACGCCGGCTTTGCAACACAGTATTTTTGGAAAGTGTTGTTTTCATATGGCTTTGGTACCGCCTATTTATTTGTTTATCAGCAGGTATTTTACTATGTGCTTGGCTTTCCATTAGTATTTGCTGGTATTTTAGGCATGACCGAATGGATTCCGAATGCAACGCATGAATTTGAACTCAAAGCGATACGACGAGGCAAAGCCTCCTTGTCGAATCAATCAGAATTTAATTGGAAAAAATACATTACTAATCCACATAAACGATTGCAAGAAGGAACGCTATTAGGCTTCTCTGCTAAACGAGAAGCGGTGGTTATCCCTGATCATGCTATCAATCAGATGCTCTTGGTATTGGGTACGACGGGCGGTGGTAAGACAGTGACTTTACGGCGCTTTTATCAACGGGCTGTGCAGCAAGCGTATCCCCTGATTATTATTGATGGAAAGCCCACCGAAGAAAACGTCGCTTGGTTACAGAAAAAAGCACAGGATCACGGCCGCACCTTCTATGGTTTTAACTGCGCGGATAAACACCATTATGATCCCCTCGCCCACGGTGGTTATACGGAACTTAAAGACAAGCTGATTAGTTTAAAAGATCAATGGGAAAACGATTATTATCGCTCGATTGCTGAAGATTATTTGCAAACTACGTTTGAAGTGCTGTTATATTTGAACGAACCCTTTGATTTAAAGACCGTCGTTAATTGTTTAGATTTTCGAGAATTGGCACTTAAAGCACGTTCCATTGATGATGAAAAACTGAAAAACCGTGTACTGCGTTTACAACAGTATGACGCGAAAGATATTACGGGACTACAGGCGCATTTGAACTTATTAATCCATTCTGAGCTCGGCGCTTTTTTTGAGAAAACAGATAATACCTTTAATTTAGAAGAAATCATTCAAACCAACAGTGTGGTGTATTTTGCCCTACCCGCCTTACGTTTTCCGAGTTTTGCCAAGGTTTTAGGCAAGTTAATTATTAATGATATTAAAGCGGTGATTGATCGTTTAGAAACCAAACAACGCATTTTTACGGTATTTGATGAGTTCTCTGTCTTTGCTGGTGAGCAAGTATTAAACCTCGTGAATATGGGGCGCGGTAAAGGCATTCATGCGATTTTTGGTACGCAAGGCTTAGCGGATTTAAAGCGTGTTGATGACAATTTTGGTAATCAATTATTAAATTGCGTGAATACACTCATTTGTCATCGGTTGAATGATCATGAAAGCGCTGAAAGCGTAGCCAGTTGGATCGGCACACAAGATGGATTTGTTGTTACTGCCCAGATTAGTGAGGATAAATCAACGGGGATGGGTACAGCCAAACGCAATAAGTCATTCATTATTCATCCTGACTCTATTAAGCAAGAATTACAATCAGGCGAAGCCTTTTACATTAGCAAAGTGAATCAATTTCAGCATAAAAAAGTAAAGATTATTTTTACAAAATAA
- a CDS encoding type IV secretion system protein VirB3, producing the protein MKEYPIEIDSLALALTRPALFMGIPMRLFFANLGGNIIICLNLHSLIGIPLFGVIHLILFRLTMKDLQFFRVWHKYITQTPPVLNCGFWGGTNSYSPG; encoded by the coding sequence ATGAAAGAATATCCGATCGAAATTGATTCTTTAGCACTCGCCTTAACACGACCTGCCCTATTTATGGGCATACCGATGCGTCTATTTTTCGCTAATCTAGGGGGAAACATAATTATTTGTCTTAATCTGCATTCTTTAATCGGTATCCCCTTGTTTGGTGTCATACATCTAATTTTATTTCGACTAACGATGAAAGATTTACAATTTTTTCGAGTCTGGCACAAATACATCACCCAAACGCCGCCGGTCTTAAACTGTGGCTTTTGGGGTGGAACGAATAGTTATTCGCCAGGATAA
- a CDS encoding type IV secretion system protein — MRRNVVKFILLSLLILCPLKSYADPFISSVLQIASQIKDYQMQMADIQSTIQRLDSQIQQAVSGHSEWGNWQFNDFNSWGLNADRWSSLLNSTVNGDTNSQLGSMLRLLSREFPLAVELYNRVNPNKSDQKFYSLKAKTALVARAASQLSYDKIQEQINYTNQLRQQIGTTSTLKEAVDLSSRLTIENNLIQIEVLRQLALMNQQHAIDAQAEINDELENARFVDAMR, encoded by the coding sequence ATGCGGCGTAACGTGGTCAAATTTATCCTCTTAAGCTTATTGATACTTTGCCCCTTAAAGAGTTATGCAGACCCTTTCATTAGCAGCGTGTTGCAAATTGCGTCACAAATCAAAGATTATCAAATGCAAATGGCCGATATCCAATCGACAATTCAACGCTTAGATAGTCAGATACAACAGGCAGTATCTGGTCACTCGGAATGGGGAAATTGGCAATTTAACGATTTTAACTCTTGGGGACTTAATGCGGATCGTTGGAGTTCGCTTTTAAATAGTACGGTCAATGGCGATACTAATAGTCAATTAGGATCAATGCTGCGTTTATTATCGCGAGAGTTTCCATTAGCCGTGGAACTTTACAATCGTGTTAATCCGAACAAATCCGATCAAAAATTCTATAGCTTAAAAGCAAAAACTGCGTTAGTAGCAAGAGCCGCCAGCCAATTGAGCTACGATAAAATTCAAGAACAAATTAACTATACGAACCAGTTGCGCCAACAAATTGGTACCACCTCTACCTTAAAAGAAGCGGTTGATCTCTCAAGCCGTCTAACCATCGAAAATAATTTGATTCAGATTGAAGTATTGCGTCAATTAGCGCTTATGAATCAACAGCATGCGATTGATGCACAAGCTGAGATCAATGATGAATTAGAGAATGCACGTTTTGTTGATGCGATGAGGTAA
- a CDS encoding virB8 family protein translates to MHDTKEINSDLKQAYYQTATDWRYDIYQNKSVWLRYSLIGNAGLLLTLLLALLTLVCLVPLKQKVPYLYTFNHATGEITKLGELEPTHLTANWQLTRYFLIHYVMNRENYDRDDLERPYQLAWAQSSPTIRQQYDAEVDSNAPTSPYQKHGKDKTIRVSKVWPSRLNDHTAVIRFEKQLRDKRTNTQQIAYEQAIVKWQYQSVKATQTQLDRNPLGFTVTYYQVTPVSLSTEEGKQNE, encoded by the coding sequence ATGCATGATACAAAAGAAATTAACAGTGATCTGAAACAAGCGTATTACCAAACGGCAACGGATTGGCGTTACGATATCTATCAAAATAAAAGTGTTTGGTTACGTTATTCACTCATCGGTAATGCCGGATTATTACTGACTTTGTTACTGGCACTCCTCACGCTGGTTTGTTTAGTACCACTCAAACAAAAAGTACCTTATCTGTATACGTTTAATCATGCGACCGGCGAAATAACCAAGCTAGGTGAATTAGAACCCACACACTTAACGGCCAATTGGCAATTGACACGTTATTTTCTGATTCACTATGTGATGAATCGTGAAAATTATGATCGTGATGATTTAGAGCGTCCGTATCAATTAGCCTGGGCGCAATCCAGTCCAACGATTCGTCAACAATATGATGCGGAAGTCGATAGCAATGCACCCACGTCACCGTATCAAAAACACGGTAAAGATAAAACGATTAGAGTAAGTAAAGTATGGCCTTCTCGTTTAAATGACCACACAGCCGTTATTCGATTTGAAAAGCAGTTACGTGATAAACGCACTAATACACAACAAATCGCGTATGAACAAGCTATTGTGAAGTGGCAATATCAATCCGTTAAAGCCACGCAAACGCAACTAGATAGAAATCCACTCGGATTTACCGTGACGTATTACCAAGTAACGCCCGTGAGTTTAAGCACTGAAGAAGGAAAACAAAATGAATAA
- a CDS encoding TrbC/VirB2 family protein — MSLRKGKKRRFKLIYLALSLFLFFPSLSWAFGGETPVSQGLSYIIDAIFGTTGIALATVSIFSVGIACAYHYFEWAIFWQTLLGISVMFGADGAVRVIHSLLH; from the coding sequence ATGTCATTACGAAAAGGGAAAAAAAGAAGATTCAAATTAATCTATTTAGCACTAAGTCTTTTCTTGTTTTTCCCTTCCCTGTCATGGGCTTTTGGCGGCGAAACACCCGTTAGTCAAGGCCTTAGTTATATTATTGATGCTATTTTTGGCACCACAGGAATAGCGCTTGCGACCGTTTCTATTTTTAGCGTGGGAATAGCATGTGCATACCATTATTTTGAGTGGGCAATATTTTGGCAAACGTTACTCGGCATATCCGTTATGTTTGGTGCCGACGGTGCAGTAAGAGTGATACATAGCCTTTTGCATTAA
- a CDS encoding DUF6475 domain-containing protein, giving the protein MHDNDKELFLQWLTLLAESFNRKMSNLLLETYWQCLRAYPFAKVKAAILDILRNPDREVWGMPIAAELIELIQGNSRQFAQNAWAQVIHTIRTIGRYNSVVFDNPIIHCVIRDVGGWIYLCQQSEKTLSFLRQDFITRYQKYHANPSINYPRVLRGSLEHDNEANGFANSQPDPMLVGDPKRALLVYKNGSSPLEVNFPLSLSKATQQFESEK; this is encoded by the coding sequence ATGCATGACAACGACAAAGAATTATTTTTGCAATGGCTAACCCTGTTAGCAGAATCTTTTAACCGAAAAATGTCTAATTTATTGCTAGAGACGTACTGGCAATGTCTCCGTGCCTATCCTTTCGCCAAAGTGAAAGCCGCTATATTGGATATCCTGAGAAACCCCGATCGCGAAGTATGGGGCATGCCCATAGCAGCCGAATTAATTGAATTGATCCAAGGCAATAGTCGTCAGTTTGCACAGAATGCGTGGGCACAAGTTATCCATACCATACGGACGATTGGTCGTTATAACAGTGTGGTATTTGATAATCCGATTATACATTGTGTCATACGTGACGTGGGCGGATGGATTTACTTATGCCAGCAATCCGAAAAGACATTATCATTTTTACGCCAAGATTTTATAACCCGCTACCAAAAGTACCACGCTAATCCTAGCATTAATTATCCCCGTGTATTGAGAGGCAGTTTAGAACACGATAACGAGGCTAATGGCTTTGCTAATAGTCAACCCGATCCGATGCTAGTCGGTGATCCTAAGCGCGCCTTATTGGTTTATAAAAACGGTAGTAGCCCATTGGAGGTAAATTTTCCATTGTCTCTTTCAAAAGCCACTCAGCAATTTGAATCCGAAAAATAA